The following are from one region of the Mycolicibacterium helvum genome:
- a CDS encoding type II toxin-antitoxin system PemK/MazF family toxin, with protein MASQWRTFQKLAEHLVFNEAPKFIRQLPIPQAVPRTIQQGLRLGIEALVASSVSTEQPTAITAGRPVTSSSVPTAHRARRVAYAPDLDGRADPGEVVWTWVVYEDDPTRGKDRPVLVVGRDRQTLLGLMLSSQAQHAEDRNWIGIGSGGWDYDGRPSWVRLDRVLDVPEEGIRREGAILEKSTFELVAARLRAEYSWS; from the coding sequence ATGGCGTCGCAGTGGAGGACGTTCCAGAAGTTGGCGGAGCACCTCGTGTTCAACGAGGCGCCCAAGTTCATTCGGCAATTGCCGATTCCCCAGGCGGTGCCGCGGACGATCCAGCAGGGCCTTCGGCTGGGCATCGAGGCACTGGTGGCCAGCTCGGTGTCCACCGAGCAGCCCACCGCGATCACCGCAGGTCGGCCGGTGACCAGTAGCAGCGTGCCGACCGCGCACCGCGCCCGCCGCGTGGCGTACGCACCCGATCTCGACGGCCGTGCCGACCCGGGCGAGGTCGTCTGGACGTGGGTGGTCTACGAGGACGACCCGACCCGGGGCAAGGACCGACCGGTGCTGGTCGTCGGCCGCGACCGTCAGACTCTGCTGGGCCTGATGCTGTCCAGCCAGGCCCAGCACGCCGAGGACCGGAACTGGATCGGTATCGGCTCGGGCGGCTGGGACTACGACGGCCGGCCCAGCTGGGTCCGGCTGGATCGGGTCCTCGACGTCCCCGAGGAGGGCATTCGTCGCGAAGGCGCGATCCTGGAAAAGTCGACGTTCGAGCTGGTCGCTGCCCGGCTGCGCGCCGAGTACTCCTGGAGCTAA